A stretch of DNA from Dokdonia sp. PRO95:
CATGCTTAGAGAATAACTGCTTTGCATAGCGGTTTAAAATCTCTTTTAATCCTTCATCAAAAAGTTCTCAATGGCGAGATCATAACTTCTAAGACCAAAACCTATAATTACCCCTTTTGCGTATTTTGACAAGTAAGAATGATGCCTAAACTCTTCTCTAGCAAATGTGTTTGAAATGTGAACTTCTATAACAGGTGTACTTATAGATGCTACGGCATCCCCTAATCCCACAGAGGTATGCGTATAAGCTGCACCATTTAAAATCACTCCATCAAATGTATCATTTGCTTCGTGCAATTTTGAAATGAGCTCTCCTTCTATATTACTTTGAAAATAGCTAAGCTCTGTATCCTTATATGCAAATTGAAGTTTTGTAAAATAGTCTTCAAATGTTTGAGTCCCATAAATTTCTGGTTCACGCTTACCGAGCATATTTAAATTTGGGCCATTAATTATAAGTAATTTCATAGGATATAGTTGTTGAGTACGCTTTCGCGAAAGCATAAAAATACAGATTTACAAGGCGTAAAAAAAGCGCCTACAGTGAGGCGCTTTTCACAATTCTTACTAATTAATTTCTAGAATGCAAATCCAGCTCCTAACATAAATACTCTATTACGAGCATCAAGGTCAAAACCTCCTAAATCTTCACTACTAAAAACGTCAGAAAGTCCTAGATTATAACGTGCGTTAAAAAATAAACCATTGTTAAGTTTATATCCTAAGCCACCTACAACAGCAAAGTCTACCGTGTTTATGGCATCGTTATTAAAGCTAATATCTCCAGAATCACCATCAGGATTAGAATCGATCTCGCTATTTACATTAAATCCTATTTGTGGCCCTACTTCCCCATAAAACCCATCTACAAAGTAGTACTTTGCAAGTACTGGCACATTAATATAATCTAGCTGAAACTCAACATCGTCTCCGTTATCAACACTCTGGATATCATACCCTTGACCCGAATAATAAACCTCCGGCTGTATTGAGAATTTCTCTGAGATAGGCACTTCTACAAATCCTCCAAAATGGAAACTTGTTCTTGCATCTGGATCATCAAAATCATCACCTCCTACGGTTGCAAAGTTAACTCCTCCCTTTGCCCCAAAAGACACCTCGTCTTGTGCTTGAACTGCTACAGTTCCAAATAAGGCTGCGATGGCTACTACTACTATTTTTTTCATGTTTGTGTTTGTGTTTGTTTTTAAATGTTATTCAAAGCTATCCATCATCCTGTTAAATGCGTGTTAGGCACTTTCTAAACTCTTGTTAATTGAGAATCCTTTAATAATTGTATTTTCACTTTCGTGAAATGGGAAACAGGCATATCAAACTATAAAAGCTACCTACGTATAGAACGTGGTCTCTCTGAGAACACTATAGACAATTATGCTCGAGACTTAAAGAAACTAACGCGCCATCTAGAGCAATTAGATAGTGCACAAGACCCTATTACTATATCTAAAGATGACATTCAAGATTTTATATATACCATAGCAAAGGAAGTACAAGCTAGATCACAAGCGCGTATCATCTCTGGACTTAAAGGTTTTTTTAATTACCTGATATTTGAAGATTATAGAAAAGATAATCCATTAGATCTTATAGAATCTCCTAGATTAGGTCGTAAACTTCCAGACACATTAGCTGAAGAGGAAATAGACGCTCTTATTTCCGCCATTAATCTCTCTACGCCTCAGGGAGAACGTAATCGCGCAATGCTAGAAACACTCTATTCTTGCGGACTTCGAGTAACAGAATTAATAAGCCTAAAACTTTCTGACTTATATTTTGAAGAAGGGTTTATAAATGTGATAGGTAAAGGAGACAAACAGCGCTTTGTCCCTATAAGTGAGCATACTCAAAAGTATATCGACATTTACCGTAATGAAATACGAACGCATATAGACGTCAAGCCAGAGCATGTAGATATTCTATTTTTAAATAGAAGAGGTCGCCAGCTCACACGTGCCATGATTTTTACAATCATAAAAGATCTCGCTGTAAAAGCTGGAATTAAGAAAAGTATTAGCCCGCATACGTTTCGTCACAGCTTTGCTACCCACCTTTTACAAAATGGCGCCGATTTGAGAAGTATTCAGCAAATGTTAGGTCACGAGAGCATCACAACTACCGAAATCTATATGCATGTAGACCGCAGTGATCTCGCTCGTGTGATGGAGAAATATCACCCTAGAAAGGACTCTTAGGGTTTTCTTTCAATTTTTCGCGAAAGCGTAACTATACTACTTTACAATAAGTATTTCCTCTTGTCTTCCTGAAACATACCTAAAGCCATCTTCACCCCAGAATCCTGCTTCCTCAAGCATAATTCTAATGTCTTTATTCCACTCCGGAATAGTTACTGTTGTATTAAGTTCTATAGCATATGCCGTGTTCTCGTAGAGTTTGTAATCTCCTGTACCTGGCACCCCTCCTTGAGAATCCCACATCCCGATCGTAGGGCCAGCGGCATGACCGTAGTGTCCAAGTGGATGCGTGTAAATAGACGGAACAAGACCTTCTGCTCTAGCCTCTTTTAATGATTTTAAAAGTATCTCATTACCTGTTTTACCTGTTTTAAAATTTGAGGCAAGCACATCTTGCACACGATTACCATCTGCAAAAGCCTTACTCAAGAATGCTGGCACTTCTTTCTCGTCATCCTTTAAAACGTATGCGTGTTGCTGGCAATCTGTATTGAGTCGTAAGTAAGTTATTCCAAAATCACAGTGTAGCAAGTCACCCTTCTGGATTACTTTACCTTCTGGTCTATTAGAAAATGATACTATATGACTCTCTAATTTTTCTTCAGATCGCTGGATATCAACTGTAGGGTGAAACCATGTTTCCAGTCCCATATCTGTAACTCGCTGGCGTAAGTACCACACCACATCATCTGTAGTTGTAACACCTGGGACAATCACTTTATAGCTAAAGGCATCCTTTATAATATCATGAGTCACATCTACTAGCTGTTCAAAATATTTCATTTCAAGTGCCGTGCGTGTTTCTAGCCATCCTACAGCTAGATTTTGTGCAGAGACTACTTTTGCTTGTTGGGCAGGAGATAATTTTGATATAAATGCCTCATAATCTGTCTTTACAATTCCATCTGCAAGACCAAAATTATCAGAATAATTAAGACCAATTTTTGAAGGGTTGCGCTCTTCTATAATCTCTAGAAGACGTGCCCATTGATCTGGTTGTTTTTCTTTATCCCATGCAGAGATGATATTCTTCCCTACGTTGTATCTAGCGACTGCTAGCTTTTCAATTGTGTTCTCTTCTTTATTTCTATAAAAAACTAATATGGTTCTTCTTCTCGCATTGAGCCAGGTAGAAGGAAGCATGGTTTTTATAACTGGATCTTCATTATACTCTCGAGAAATCACAACCCACATATCGATATCTGAGCGATCCATTAAAGTAGGTAACAGATTATCAAATCTATCTGCCAATACCTCATCGATTACATCTGCCCTATCGCGTTCTGTTAAAATCTGACCGTACATGCATGTAAATGGAAGTAGTAAAAGTAATAGTAATGCTTTCATAGTTAAGTTGCTAGTCCTTAAAAATACTAAAAACAAAAAAGAGTATTCAAATGAATACTCTTTTCTTATATATAAATTGCTGTATGACTATTTTATTTGTCACCTTTATTTTTGCGCTTTTTCTTGCGCTCTTTCTTTTGCTTTTTCACTTTCTTTTCTGCGTTTCCTGTCTCTTCTTCAATAATAAGTCTTTCTACTTGCTCTTCTGGAAGGAAATCATCAAGTAAAGATTTGAACTCTTTTTTTTGTGCTTCTACGCTCTTTTTACGCTCTTCTAGAGGAGACTCTTCATCAAATTGGATTTGAATTAGTTTTGTATAATGATCTTTCAAATAGCTTTTCAAAACCTCCTTTGTAAATACGTCGAGTCCTAAAAGTTCTTCGTACATATTTGCTCTTTCTATACTTAAAATGTTGGCATCTGGCTTTTCATTATACGACGCTGCTACTCCGGGTGTAGATGGAACTAAACGCCTACCTCTACCACTAAAATTAGTGCCGCTTTGACCTCCAAATCCTTGAGCCTCTACACTCACTAGGCACAACATCATTACTGCTACTATAAAATATCTCATCATCTCGACTATCAGTTTTTGCAAATATGCATAATTATTTTGTGATTACTCGTATCCAATAATGATGCCTAAAATCATAAATCCTTAATTACATAAGGATTTCTAGCAACATCGTTGATGTATTCAAAGTAATGGCACTGCCTAAATTATTTATGCTATTTGCTTTTTTGCCCTCTGTTATTGAAATGAAAAACTTCTGATTTAGGTTTATAGATAAAGCCCCCTTATCAAAAATTAAGATAAGCTAGTGTGGGTATTTACGCTTTCGCGAAAGCGTAGCCTCAAACCTATAAACTATTTAAATACTCTTTTAAGGTTTGACCCCGTTGAATTTTACCTGTTGCTGTGCGCTTAAAGGAAGTTAAAGAAACTGCTATTTTAGGAAGTTCAAAAGGACCAAAATCCTTTATATCAGTAACATGCTCTTTAATAAAAAGAGGTTCTTCTTGCTCTACAAATAACGTTAATTGCTCTCCCAGCAATTGATCTGGGACTCCAGCGACAAAGTATGGAACGTGGATATATGGCGCCAACTTAGCTTCTATTTGTTCTGGAAACAATTTTACTCCACCACTATTTATCACATTATCAATACGACCTAGCCAGATAAACTTTTTATAGGTTATGAGCTTTACAAGGTCATTTGTAATCACTGGGTCTGAGCTTACTTTAGGAGCCTTTATAACAAGGCAGTCTCTGCTATCTGTATCTACCGTGACTTTATCTAGCAATTTAAAAGGAATAATTCCTTCTTTATTTTTTTTAGGATTAACCCTCCTCGCTGCAATATGAGTAACGGTTTCAGTCATTCCATAGGTTTCATAAACCTTG
This window harbors:
- the aroQ gene encoding type II 3-dehydroquinate dehydratase, which produces MKLLIINGPNLNMLGKREPEIYGTQTFEDYFTKLQFAYKDTELSYFQSNIEGELISKLHEANDTFDGVILNGAAYTHTSVGLGDAVASISTPVIEVHISNTFAREEFRHHSYLSKYAKGVIIGFGLRSYDLAIENFLMKD
- a CDS encoding porin family protein — protein: MKKIVVVAIAALFGTVAVQAQDEVSFGAKGGVNFATVGGDDFDDPDARTSFHFGGFVEVPISEKFSIQPEVYYSGQGYDIQSVDNGDDVEFQLDYINVPVLAKYYFVDGFYGEVGPQIGFNVNSEIDSNPDGDSGDISFNNDAINTVDFAVVGGLGYKLNNGLFFNARYNLGLSDVFSSEDLGGFDLDARNRVFMLGAGFAF
- the xerD gene encoding site-specific tyrosine recombinase XerD → MKWETGISNYKSYLRIERGLSENTIDNYARDLKKLTRHLEQLDSAQDPITISKDDIQDFIYTIAKEVQARSQARIISGLKGFFNYLIFEDYRKDNPLDLIESPRLGRKLPDTLAEEEIDALISAINLSTPQGERNRAMLETLYSCGLRVTELISLKLSDLYFEEGFINVIGKGDKQRFVPISEHTQKYIDIYRNEIRTHIDVKPEHVDILFLNRRGRQLTRAMIFTIIKDLAVKAGIKKSISPHTFRHSFATHLLQNGADLRSIQQMLGHESITTTEIYMHVDRSDLARVMEKYHPRKDS
- a CDS encoding M24 family metallopeptidase translates to MKALLLLLLLPFTCMYGQILTERDRADVIDEVLADRFDNLLPTLMDRSDIDMWVVISREYNEDPVIKTMLPSTWLNARRRTILVFYRNKEENTIEKLAVARYNVGKNIISAWDKEKQPDQWARLLEIIEERNPSKIGLNYSDNFGLADGIVKTDYEAFISKLSPAQQAKVVSAQNLAVGWLETRTALEMKYFEQLVDVTHDIIKDAFSYKVIVPGVTTTDDVVWYLRQRVTDMGLETWFHPTVDIQRSEEKLESHIVSFSNRPEGKVIQKGDLLHCDFGITYLRLNTDCQQHAYVLKDDEKEVPAFLSKAFADGNRVQDVLASNFKTGKTGNEILLKSLKEARAEGLVPSIYTHPLGHYGHAAGPTIGMWDSQGGVPGTGDYKLYENTAYAIELNTTVTIPEWNKDIRIMLEEAGFWGEDGFRYVSGRQEEILIVK